The Deltaproteobacteria bacterium HGW-Deltaproteobacteria-6 genome has a segment encoding these proteins:
- a CDS encoding acyl-CoA synthetase, with protein MMERTCSGSPRASSGTFVTRMAPESTKGKLLQDGLAEIIHQAVRDNRSYLMEHESKEILEGIGIPTTGYLVARSEDEALAICDKIGFPVVMKIVSPDVVHKTDAGGVKLNLMSAEAVRCAYRDILETFKYQHIEGVAVQRMAKAGIEAIIGVARDPSFGPLIMFGLGGVFVEVLRDVSFRILPITEKDAAQMIDDIRGSDILKGYRGQTVDLDSLKQLLLKISRLVEENPEISELDINPLFLYPDGYVTVDARMFVTEPAPHENVAAAGRESLHDFFYPQSIAVIGASDVKIKLGYNVFWNLLSHDFPGKLYPINPYKDSVLGIRAYKSIRDVPGPVDLAIVIVPAKAVESAIADCAEKGVRFIVVEAAGFAESGEEGKQAQERILKIIHEHGCRVLGPNCSGVINTHHNMVQSIGLLSDLKKGNVGMVAQAGVYAAGILTGLSNVLDFGIVATIGNKMDINETDILEYLSNDDHISVIVMYMEDIRSGKRFVDVATRAAMRKPVIVLKSGRTEAGKKAVSSHTASLAGNDEVNNAAFRQSGVIRARDNEHLFALTRAFSKQPVPRGNGVLVITYTGSLGVAATDMLYLSDMRLATLEPYFEKRLKNVLPDYASIGNPIDCSFSMTPGQVKDLIEIGVESGDVASFIVVIQGEILGSFVDVMKSIDYKEKPVMCVVACKEFMINDVMKMEQAGFPVYSTAEMAAEVLGQMYHYGVRRQSAIADSIARHLTCDTLSVDNNPVRLRLLNHKDVGLWTDFVNGCSEKSLWLRFLAPFSATPERAQRFCNLNPEEEVAVVAEMKVGDQYKFLGIARLIKNKRCAGEAEYAIIVSDPWQHRYLGATLSRQCIELARKEGYKAIRAETILQNYAMINIFRRCDFALDAKDENMVSMLLNLS; from the coding sequence ATGATGGAAAGGACATGCTCAGGATCACCGCGGGCGTCATCGGGAACATTTGTCACCCGGATGGCGCCGGAATCAACAAAGGGCAAACTTTTGCAGGACGGGTTAGCTGAGATTATCCATCAGGCCGTTCGGGACAACCGCAGCTACCTGATGGAACATGAAAGCAAGGAAATCCTCGAAGGCATCGGCATCCCCACGACGGGGTACCTGGTGGCCCGCTCCGAGGACGAAGCGCTGGCCATCTGCGATAAAATCGGGTTTCCCGTGGTGATGAAAATCGTTTCACCGGATGTTGTTCACAAAACGGACGCCGGCGGCGTTAAACTCAATTTGATGAGCGCCGAAGCCGTCCGCTGCGCCTACCGTGACATTCTGGAAACTTTCAAATATCAGCATATCGAAGGCGTTGCGGTGCAACGGATGGCCAAAGCGGGCATCGAAGCCATCATCGGCGTAGCGCGCGATCCCAGCTTCGGCCCCCTGATTATGTTCGGTTTGGGAGGCGTTTTTGTCGAAGTTTTGCGCGACGTATCGTTCCGCATTCTGCCGATCACCGAAAAAGACGCAGCCCAGATGATTGATGATATCCGTGGTTCGGATATTCTGAAGGGGTACCGCGGTCAGACCGTTGATCTGGACTCGCTCAAACAACTGCTTTTGAAAATCTCCCGGCTGGTTGAGGAGAATCCGGAAATCAGCGAACTGGATATCAACCCGTTATTTCTCTACCCGGATGGCTATGTTACCGTCGACGCACGGATGTTTGTCACCGAGCCCGCGCCGCATGAAAACGTCGCGGCAGCAGGCAGGGAAAGCCTGCACGATTTCTTTTATCCTCAGAGCATCGCGGTGATCGGCGCCTCCGATGTCAAAATAAAACTGGGTTACAACGTTTTCTGGAATCTGCTGAGCCACGATTTTCCGGGCAAACTCTACCCGATCAATCCGTATAAGGATTCCGTGCTGGGCATCAGGGCCTACAAGTCGATCCGTGATGTGCCGGGTCCCGTGGATCTGGCCATTGTCATTGTTCCGGCCAAAGCGGTTGAGTCGGCTATTGCCGATTGCGCTGAAAAGGGCGTCCGGTTTATCGTCGTGGAGGCGGCGGGGTTCGCCGAAAGCGGCGAGGAAGGCAAGCAGGCTCAGGAAAGAATTCTGAAAATCATTCACGAGCATGGCTGCCGCGTGCTCGGCCCCAATTGTTCCGGCGTCATTAACACCCATCACAACATGGTGCAGTCCATCGGGCTGCTTTCCGATCTGAAAAAAGGGAATGTCGGGATGGTGGCCCAGGCCGGTGTTTACGCCGCGGGAATTCTCACCGGATTGAGCAACGTGCTTGATTTCGGCATTGTGGCGACAATCGGCAACAAGATGGACATCAATGAAACGGATATTCTGGAGTATCTGAGCAATGATGATCATATCTCCGTCATCGTCATGTACATGGAAGACATCCGCAGCGGCAAGCGTTTTGTCGATGTGGCAACAAGGGCGGCGATGCGCAAACCGGTCATCGTGTTGAAATCGGGACGGACGGAAGCCGGTAAAAAAGCCGTGTCCTCGCATACCGCATCGCTGGCGGGCAATGATGAAGTGAACAACGCGGCCTTCCGGCAGAGCGGCGTCATCCGGGCCCGGGACAATGAACATCTTTTCGCGCTGACGCGGGCTTTTTCCAAACAGCCTGTTCCGAGAGGCAACGGGGTTTTAGTCATCACGTATACCGGTTCGCTGGGTGTCGCGGCAACCGATATGCTGTACCTTTCCGATATGCGTCTGGCCACCCTGGAACCTTATTTTGAAAAGCGTTTAAAGAATGTTTTGCCCGATTATGCCAGCATTGGCAATCCGATTGATTGTTCGTTTTCCATGACGCCCGGGCAGGTGAAGGATCTCATTGAAATCGGCGTGGAATCGGGCGACGTGGCGAGTTTTATCGTTGTGATTCAGGGTGAGATCCTGGGTTCGTTTGTCGACGTCATGAAGAGCATCGACTATAAGGAAAAGCCGGTGATGTGCGTGGTGGCCTGCAAGGAATTCATGATCAACGATGTGATGAAAATGGAACAGGCCGGCTTCCCGGTATATTCCACGGCCGAAATGGCGGCGGAGGTGCTGGGGCAGATGTATCATTACGGTGTCAGGAGGCAGAGCGCCATTGCCGATTCCATCGCCCGCCACCTGACCTGCGACACGCTGTCGGTGGATAACAATCCCGTGCGCCTCAGACTGCTCAATCACAAAGATGTCGGCCTGTGGACGGATTTTGTCAATGGCTGTTCCGAAAAATCCCTGTGGCTGCGGTTTCTGGCGCCGTTTTCCGCCACGCCGGAACGGGCGCAGCGTTTCTGCAATCTCAATCCGGAAGAAGAAGTCGCCGTTGTCGCGGAAATGAAGGTCGGTGATCAGTATAAGTTTCTCGGCATCGCCCGTCTGATCAAAAACAAACGCTGCGCGGGCGAAGCGGAATATGCCATTATCGTTTCCGATCCCTGGCAGCATCGGTATCTGGGCGCTACCCTGTCCCGGCAGTGCATTGAGCTGGCCAGAAAGGAAGGATACAAGGCCATCCGGGCGGAAACGATTCTGCAAAATTACGCCATGATCAATATCTTCCGCCGCTGCGACTTTGCCCTGGACGCTAAGGATGAAAACATGGTTTCCATGCTGCTGAATCTTTCGTGA
- a CDS encoding DNA-binding response regulator — MIRILVADDHAVVRQGVIQILADVRDILVKDEAQNGAETLDKVLKYEYDVVLLDISMPGRSGLEILEDIKAQRPKLAVLILSMHPEEQYAVRALRAGASGYLTKASAPQELIGAIRKVAQGGKYVTASLAEKLADELDIDTQKLPHERLSNREHQVMLMLASGKSVSDIADELCLSVKTISTYRTRVMSKMGMKKNAELTLYAVHNKFIN, encoded by the coding sequence ATGATACGCATACTGGTTGCCGATGATCACGCCGTGGTGCGCCAGGGCGTGATCCAGATTCTGGCGGACGTCCGGGATATTCTGGTCAAGGACGAAGCGCAAAACGGCGCCGAGACGCTCGATAAGGTTCTGAAATATGAATATGACGTGGTCCTGCTCGATATCTCCATGCCGGGACGAAGCGGTCTGGAAATTCTGGAAGACATCAAAGCCCAGCGCCCGAAGCTGGCTGTATTGATCTTAAGCATGCACCCTGAAGAGCAATATGCCGTGCGCGCTCTGCGCGCGGGCGCATCAGGCTATCTCACCAAAGCCAGCGCGCCGCAGGAACTGATCGGCGCCATCCGCAAGGTTGCGCAGGGCGGAAAATACGTTACCGCGTCGCTGGCTGAAAAGCTGGCCGACGAACTGGATATCGACACGCAAAAGCTGCCCCACGAAAGGCTTTCCAACCGTGAGCATCAGGTCATGCTGATGCTGGCTTCCGGCAAGTCCGTCTCCGACATTGCCGATGAATTGTGCCTGAGTGTGAAGACCATCAGCACCTACCGCACACGGGTCATGTCCAAAATGGGCATGAAAAAGAACGCCGAACTCACCCTTTACGCCGTTCACAACAAATTCATCAATTAG
- a CDS encoding butyryl-CoA:acetate CoA-transferase: MKDIDTQYTEKLISADEAASFIKYGDKIFYSGSVLFPDALDAALSRQIHLLRDIDLQGVCFSRAPKIVEADPRREHVIMKDWHSGSVSRGLHDRNLCNDIPACYHQGPRTIRQYHDFAVSFITVAEMDKNGYFNYGIANAMTDAVLDKSKTIILEVNKSVPYCYGGNRESVHISKIDYIVEGQNAPLAEFEPAAPEETERRIAGHIMKEIEDGACLQLGEGALPALIGRMIAESSLKNLGIHTDVLTDSCVDLYQAGKITGKRKSVDPFKMAYSFAMGTKKLYDFLDHNPACASYPADYINDPKIIARNDKVVAINNAVEVDLHGQVCSESMENSRQPGTGGQLDFIAGAFRSHGGKGIMYLNSTYRDKKGKLHSQIVPTLGPGSIVTVPCSIVQYVATEYGIAKLCGKSTWERADALIGIAHPDFQDELIRQADKMKIWVKGK; encoded by the coding sequence ATGAAGGATATAGACACGCAATACACGGAAAAGTTGATTTCGGCTGATGAAGCCGCAAGTTTTATCAAGTACGGCGACAAAATTTTTTACAGCGGGTCAGTTTTATTTCCCGACGCTCTGGATGCAGCGTTATCCAGGCAAATTCATCTCTTGAGAGACATTGATCTCCAGGGCGTCTGTTTTTCGCGTGCGCCCAAAATTGTGGAAGCGGACCCCAGGCGCGAGCATGTCATTATGAAGGATTGGCATTCCGGAAGCGTATCCCGCGGCCTCCATGATCGTAATCTGTGTAATGACATCCCCGCCTGTTATCATCAGGGCCCCCGAACCATCAGACAATACCATGATTTTGCCGTCTCTTTCATCACGGTAGCCGAAATGGACAAAAACGGTTATTTCAACTACGGGATTGCCAATGCAATGACTGATGCTGTTCTGGATAAATCAAAAACCATCATTCTGGAAGTGAATAAATCAGTTCCGTATTGCTACGGCGGAAATCGTGAGTCGGTTCATATTTCCAAAATTGATTATATTGTGGAAGGCCAAAACGCCCCTCTGGCCGAATTTGAACCTGCGGCGCCTGAAGAAACCGAGCGGCGGATTGCCGGGCATATCATGAAAGAAATTGAAGACGGAGCCTGTCTCCAGCTGGGAGAGGGCGCTCTGCCCGCTCTCATCGGCCGGATGATTGCCGAAAGCAGTTTGAAGAACCTGGGCATTCATACGGATGTGCTTACCGATTCCTGCGTTGATTTATATCAGGCCGGCAAGATCACCGGCAAAAGAAAATCGGTTGACCCCTTCAAGATGGCCTACAGCTTTGCCATGGGCACAAAAAAACTCTATGATTTCCTCGATCACAATCCGGCCTGCGCTTCGTATCCCGCCGATTATATCAATGATCCGAAAATAATTGCCCGAAACGACAAAGTCGTAGCGATTAACAATGCCGTCGAAGTGGATCTTCACGGACAGGTTTGCTCGGAATCCATGGAAAACAGCCGACAACCGGGCACAGGCGGCCAGCTGGATTTTATTGCAGGCGCTTTCCGGTCCCACGGCGGCAAGGGCATCATGTATCTGAATTCAACATACAGGGACAAAAAAGGGAAGCTGCATTCGCAAATCGTCCCAACCCTCGGGCCGGGGTCGATTGTCACGGTGCCCTGTTCCATCGTTCAGTATGTGGCAACGGAATACGGCATCGCCAAGCTTTGCGGCAAATCCACCTGGGAAAGAGCAGACGCGCTGATTGGCATCGCCCACCCTGACTTCCAGGATGAACTAATCAGACAGGCTGACAAAATGAAAATATGGGTTAAAGGAAAGTAG
- a CDS encoding acetyl-CoA C-acyltransferase (Catalyzes the synthesis of acetoacetyl coenzyme A from two molecules of acetyl coenzyme A. It can also act as a thiolase, catalyzing the reverse reaction and generating two-carbon units from the four-carbon product of fatty acid oxidation), giving the protein MREVVIVSGARTAIGDYMGTLSGFTPVQLGVTVLNAAIAKAGIDKKLVEEVVAGQCNQAGAPGNSARHIALGAELPVESFAFTVHQQCPSSMRASELLSQEIMLGKIDIGAVVGIESMSNAPYLLFGARKGYRLNDGEKIQDSLMIGGLVDAMLGYHMGITADNIADQYKISRQEQDEWALMSNQRACAAIKNGWFKDEIVPVEVKTRKGMVMFDTDEHPKADTSMESLGKLKPVFKKDGTVTAGNASGLNDAGSCMIMMSAEKAKELGVKPIARVVSSAPGSVEPRIMGMGVVPAVHNALKFAKMKLADIDYFEFNEAFAAQVIGCNRELKIPLDRINAVGSGISMGHPVGATGARLIITMINELKRRGKKFGCASLCASGGPGHAFIVEAL; this is encoded by the coding sequence ATGAGAGAAGTAGTTATTGTCAGTGGTGCCAGGACAGCAATCGGAGATTACATGGGGACGCTTTCAGGTTTCACTCCTGTTCAGCTGGGCGTGACGGTCTTAAATGCGGCCATCGCCAAGGCCGGTATCGATAAAAAGCTGGTCGAAGAAGTGGTTGCCGGTCAGTGCAATCAGGCCGGTGCGCCGGGAAACAGCGCCCGTCACATTGCTCTGGGTGCGGAGCTGCCGGTGGAATCCTTCGCTTTTACAGTTCATCAGCAGTGCCCCTCTTCCATGCGCGCCTCCGAATTGCTGTCGCAGGAAATTATGCTGGGCAAAATTGACATCGGAGCAGTGGTCGGCATTGAAAGCATGAGCAACGCGCCTTATCTGCTCTTCGGCGCCCGTAAAGGCTACCGGCTGAACGATGGTGAAAAGATTCAGGACAGCTTGATGATCGGCGGTCTGGTTGATGCAATGCTGGGTTATCACATGGGGATCACGGCGGATAACATTGCCGACCAATACAAAATTTCCCGCCAGGAGCAGGATGAATGGGCATTGATGAGCAATCAACGCGCCTGCGCCGCCATCAAAAACGGCTGGTTCAAGGATGAAATCGTTCCTGTCGAAGTTAAAACAAGAAAGGGAATGGTCATGTTTGATACCGATGAACATCCCAAAGCGGACACCAGTATGGAGTCTCTGGGCAAACTGAAGCCGGTCTTCAAGAAAGACGGCACGGTCACGGCAGGAAACGCCTCCGGGTTGAACGACGCCGGTTCCTGCATGATCATGATGAGCGCCGAAAAGGCCAAAGAACTGGGTGTGAAACCCATCGCCCGTGTTGTTTCTTCCGCCCCCGGTTCCGTCGAGCCCCGCATCATGGGCATGGGCGTTGTTCCGGCTGTTCACAACGCGTTGAAATTCGCCAAAATGAAACTGGCAGACATCGATTACTTTGAATTCAACGAAGCTTTTGCCGCCCAGGTCATCGGCTGCAATCGCGAATTGAAGATTCCGTTGGACAGAATCAACGCCGTAGGTTCGGGCATCAGCATGGGCCATCCGGTCGGCGCCACCGGCGCTCGCCTGATCATCACCATGATCAACGAACTCAAACGCCGCGGCAAGAAATTCGGCTGCGCGTCCCTGTGCGCCAGCGGCGGTCCCGGTCATGCGTTTATTGTAGAAGCCCTTTAA
- a CDS encoding 4-hydroxybutyryl-CoA dehydratase: MALKTPEQYEESLRKMNFKIYLMGELVTNWVDNPIIRPSMNSVKKTYELAQKPEYEDLMTATSHLTGEKINRFTHLHQSTEDLVKKVKMQRLLGQQTGSCFQRCVGMDATNAVDSTTYEMDQKLGTKYHERFINFLKMVQKEDLTVDGAMTDVKGDRGLAPHQQADPDMFVHVVEKNDKGIVVRGAKAHQTGAVNSHWILVMPTIAMSKEDADYAVSFVCPADEKGIFYIYGRQSCDTRKLEGGTIDVGNQEFGGHEALMVFDNVFIPWENVLMCGETEFSGMLVERFAGYHRQSYGGCKVGVGDVLIGAAATAADYNGAAKASHVKDKLIEMTHLNETLFSCGIACSAQGHKTASGTYLIDLLLANVCKQNVTRFPYEICRLAEDIAGGMMVTMPSEQDFKNPEIGKVLEKYMQGNANVSCEDRSRIMRLVENLTLGTAAVGYRTESMHGAGSPQAQRIMIARQGNLEQKKKLAKKIAGIKEEKK; the protein is encoded by the coding sequence ATGGCACTTAAAACGCCCGAGCAGTACGAAGAAAGTCTGCGCAAAATGAATTTTAAAATTTACCTGATGGGAGAACTGGTGACAAATTGGGTTGATAATCCGATTATTCGTCCTTCCATGAATTCCGTCAAAAAGACCTATGAACTGGCGCAAAAGCCGGAATATGAGGATCTGATGACGGCCACCTCGCACCTTACCGGAGAAAAAATCAACCGCTTTACGCATCTTCACCAGAGCACGGAAGATCTCGTGAAAAAAGTCAAAATGCAGCGGCTGCTGGGTCAGCAGACGGGTTCGTGTTTTCAGCGTTGCGTGGGTATGGATGCCACAAACGCGGTGGACAGCACCACGTATGAAATGGATCAGAAACTCGGTACGAAATATCATGAACGCTTCATCAACTTTTTGAAAATGGTTCAGAAAGAGGATCTGACGGTGGACGGCGCGATGACGGACGTCAAGGGAGACCGTGGTTTGGCCCCCCATCAGCAGGCCGATCCGGATATGTTTGTCCATGTCGTAGAAAAGAATGACAAGGGCATTGTTGTGCGCGGCGCCAAAGCCCATCAGACCGGCGCGGTGAACTCCCATTGGATTTTAGTCATGCCGACCATCGCCATGAGCAAGGAAGATGCGGACTACGCCGTATCCTTTGTGTGCCCGGCGGATGAAAAAGGCATTTTTTACATTTACGGGCGTCAGTCCTGCGATACGCGCAAGCTCGAAGGCGGCACGATTGATGTAGGTAACCAGGAGTTCGGTGGCCATGAAGCCCTGATGGTCTTTGATAATGTTTTCATTCCCTGGGAAAACGTTTTGATGTGCGGTGAAACCGAATTTTCCGGCATGCTGGTCGAACGCTTTGCCGGTTACCATCGTCAGAGCTACGGCGGCTGCAAGGTCGGCGTGGGCGACGTGCTGATCGGCGCGGCGGCTACGGCGGCGGATTACAATGGCGCAGCGAAGGCTTCTCACGTCAAAGACAAATTGATCGAGATGACGCATTTGAACGAAACCTTGTTTTCGTGCGGCATTGCCTGTTCCGCGCAGGGCCATAAGACGGCGTCCGGCACGTATCTGATTGACCTGCTTTTGGCCAACGTCTGCAAGCAGAATGTCACCCGTTTCCCCTACGAAATTTGCCGTCTGGCCGAAGATATCGCGGGCGGCATGATGGTTACCATGCCTTCCGAACAGGATTTCAAGAATCCGGAAATCGGCAAGGTTCTGGAAAAATACATGCAGGGCAACGCCAATGTTTCCTGTGAGGACCGCTCGCGGATCATGCGCCTGGTGGAAAACCTCACGCTCGGTACGGCGGCCGTCGGCTACCGCACGGAATCAATGCACGGCGCCGGATCGCCTCAGGCGCAGCGCATCATGATCGCCCGTCAGGGTAATCTGGAGCAGAAGAAAAAGCTGGCCAAAAAAATTGCCGGCATCAAGGAAGAAAAGAAATAA